The Dioscorea cayenensis subsp. rotundata cultivar TDr96_F1 chromosome 19, TDr96_F1_v2_PseudoChromosome.rev07_lg8_w22 25.fasta, whole genome shotgun sequence genome includes a window with the following:
- the LOC120283586 gene encoding tobamovirus multiplication protein 3-like, with amino-acid sequence MASSSPMGTPVVAAVAVAAFRSASNWWDDVNHSLLWQDRIFHALAALYGLVSVVALIQLVRIECRVPEYGWTTQKVFHFLNFLVNGVRSVVFVFRRNLQQFEPIFQHVLLDLPGLAFFTTYALLVLFWAEIYYQARAVSTDRLRPSFYTINGVVYVIQLALWLLLWWKPVPPVIVLSKIFFAGVSLFAALGFLLYGGRFQRKTKEVAGGWLCDHNMLLLFLGEMYYDVLQRL; translated from the exons ATGGCCTCCTCGTCTCCGATGGGGACGCCGGTGGTGGCGGCTGTGGCGGTGGCCGCCTTCCGGAGCGCTTCCAATTGGTGGGACGATGTTAACCACTCCCTTCTTTGGCAGGACCGCATCTTCCACGCCCTTGCTGCTCTCTATGGCCTTGTCTCCGTCGTCGCGCTG ATCCAATTGGTTAGGATTGAATGCAGAGTTCCGGAATATGGGTGGACGACGCAGAAGGTGTTCCACTTCCTGAATTTTCTCGTTAATGGAG TTCGATCGGTTGTGTTTGTGTTCCGTAGAAATTTGCAGCAGTTTGAGCCG atATTTCAACATGTGCTACTAGATTTGCCGGGCTTGGCGTTCTTCACGACTTATGCTTTGTTAGTGTTGTTCTGGGCTGAGATATATTATCAG GCACGGGCAGTATCCACGGATAGATTAAGGCCAAGCTTTTATACAATTAATGGAGTGGTTTATGTTATTCAG TTGGCTTTGTGGTTGCTTTTATGGTGGAAGCCTGTCCCACCTGTGATTGTCCTTTCTAAGATTTTCTTTGCTG GTGTTTCATTGTTTGCTGCCCTTGGGTTTCTTCTGTATGGAGGGAGGT TCCAAAGGAAGACGAAAGAAGTTGCAGGAG GTTGGCTATGTGACCACAATATGCTTCTCTTGTTTCTTGGTGAGATGTATTATG ATGTGCTTCAACGCCTTTGA